The Branchiostoma floridae strain S238N-H82 chromosome 7, Bfl_VNyyK, whole genome shotgun sequence region AGAATACCAATGTTACTCCACAATCTCACTGATCGTATCCTCTGTGTGGCTGTGTCCATATATAGGTGTGATACTACATTTCTAGGAGACACCCTACTATCTAACACACAGGGCCTAACTTTAAGGCCCCCGGACTACGTAGCATTGTGCAACCAAGCCAAGCCGCTCGGTCTGCTTCTGTGACGCAGTGGTGGCGAGACGGAGGCTAACCGCATGAGGGATGTGAGAGTGACAATAATACATGTGATGATGATGCCAATGTATactacaggtacaggtaacgCACAACATCCACTCCTGGTCTGTAAAAATGCTGTTGATGTTGATAttgttgatgttgctattgCAGAGTGACGCACTGACTAATCCTACACTTGGATCTTATAGGAACAACCCTCCTCTCCGCAGGCCAGGGTTAAGGCTCTGCGAAAAGGCGAACCATTGGGGACAAGTGCGCACGCATGATCCTCCGAACTACCGGCCCGTTGATTGGCCCGCACGCCTCGTGGGTATGCCATGTCGAAAAGTGTCCCCCAGGAATTTGCTAGGTcgtgatgatgattatgatgatcgTACTGTACTGTTTTCTCCTGCGCTATTTCGGTATGGTTCTTGTGTCTTGTGAGTCACTACTCTTCGCATCCTCTACTGGTGTAGATTATAATCTCTCTGAGCATGGCAATAGCAGTCTTCTATGGGTGAGCTTTGCACTAAAATCACGGATCAGATAGAGAAAACATTCTCAGCTTTTCTATGACTATGGTTCAGTGCAGTGTGATGTGTTGATGCCGATGTAGTGCACACAAGGTGGTCAGTTGCAACTTCAACGCAATTCTGACTTTCCTTTGCTCCAGCCTTCGCACTGTGTGCTAAATTCTTTTCGTACCTTTATCGCGTTCCTCAAGTAACAAAAGGATCGATATATTCTGATAGATACAAACATTTATCAGGAACTGAGAATGGTAATTTTGCTGTACAACAGCTCCCCCTGGCAATGAGCCCAAGAAGTACAATCAAATACGAAATATGTCTAGTAAGGAAAGCCTAAGTCCAGGCTTTACCAATCCAGAAATGGCATATCCTTCCTTTAACTACATTGTACACGTCTGAAACAAGGTCTTATCGATAGACAGGATGCAGTTCTTTTTTTACAACCAAAAGTAAAATTCATGGCAACACTTTGTAGTTATTCTGATGCTTTCCTCAGCGCAGGAATGACTGCAGGTAAaggctaaaatcggctgctgtGTAGTGTGTTGCTCAGCTGGATTTATCTTCAAGTATTATGGAGTTTTTTCATAGGCATAGTAGGACTTTGGTTTAATAAGACACGTTGCCCCAGTTAACAATAAGATGGCTTTTGGAAGAGAGTTTGTTATAGTGCGTGTGTCGGTTTTCCCAGGGACGGTCTttaggaaaggaaagaaaaggataGAAACATCTACCTAGATCCAACTTCGACTCATTGAAGAGCTGGTTatacatatttttgtacattggaAGTACCCTTTATTTGGTTGGCAGGGAATGGCAAATCTGTTCTGAAGTTTTTGTGTGGCTACAAAACAGGAAGGTTGTGAAGGAAACTCCAAGAGCATGAGAAGAAATTTCTTTAAGGTTTTCAAGTCCAATGTCAGTTAGGAACGGAAAACGCGGAAGTTAAACATGGCTTGAAGCATGAAGGTTCCTAGCTGCAGTGGTTGGAACGTTAGTGTCTTGTCAAAACACCATGGAAGAATCGTACATAATAAACCACCCAcagcatgtatatatatagaaattGCGAACTTTCTCAACATGGCATACCCACGGTAGATCTGTTTTGTTTCCATCTTCCTCCTACTCCGGACGGAATTGGAGCCTCTCGATATAACCGCCCCTTTCGTTATTATAAGACAGGTCTCTCTAACATTGGACACATACAAGTAGGAATGTCGCAACGCGGTGACACTGCTGGGGACTGGGATGGGTGAACTCTGAACTCTGACCCCTCATGGGGCCACTTTGAGGTGTCATCACCATCTGCATGAAAGATAGAATGATGATGGTTGTCTTGTGTCGCTTCTGACTCCATTCGGCATCATTTTTacgatcagaaaaaaaaaagagtcgaAAAGTACCTACCAACTTACCTATCGAACAGTAAACATACttcaaacacatacaaacaaaactacaagaaataaagaaacacaGTCAATTTTCAAGTACAAATTGGTGGTAGCTGAATTTTGACTGTTTGCCAAAAGAAATGCAAGgtacaaatttggtgcaaaaCAGTCCAAAATTGTTTCCCACGGCTTGTCTTTTTTGATAATCTGAACGACAAAATTAACGCAACTAAAAACGTGTTGTAACGTCGCTTGCCTGCATATTGACTTGACCCCTCTAAGTGGCCATGCATAGTGATGAGGTGGTGGTAACAAAAGAACATGTCCGCCTATGTGTCCGTGCCGCACGGCTAACTCCCGTACCTTCGACCGCCCCCCAGGGATCGGCTATGGCATGGTGGTCGTGTCAGGGCTGGTCTGTATTTACTACAACGTAATTATCGCCTGGACTCTGCACTTCCTATTCTCATCGTTCACCTCGGCTCTGCCCTGGGCCTCCTGCGACAACGCCTGGAACACCGAGAACTGCACCCTGGCCGCCAACCATTCCGCGCTCGACGAGAACGTCACTCGCATCTCACCCACACAGGAGTACTGGAAGTAAGTCGTTAATGTTCAATTATGGTaaaggtatacatgtagatgtatctgcagctacattttgtacatttgtggAACTGCATCTTGACTGGAGGAGAACATCATCCATAGCTAACCTACACATGAGTACTGGTTAAATGTTGAATTAAGGTAAAGGTATAGTTACTTTAAGCTACATTTGTGGAACTACATTTGTGGCTACTCATCAAAAAAACtcagaaaagaaaattaaacaCAGCCTTCCTATAAAGTTTAAATCCCTGACTTTTTCTGTGCTCTGTGTCCCCAGTAACCGTGTGCTGGGCATTTCGGCCGGTATCGAGGAGACCGGAACCATCCAGTGGGAGCTGGCGCTGTGTCTGCTGGGAGCCTGGGTCGTCGTCTTCTTCTGCCTCTTCAAGGGGATCAAGTCATCTGGAAAGGTAACTTATACAAACTGCTGCATTTGTAATAATGCATGTCAAGGTGTGTACTTTCCTATGATTGTGCTTAGGATATGGATCAAAGCACCCACACTTTGGAAACAGAATTATTTTGCATAAAAGCACTAATAAAAAGTTGTGCAGGATTGGCAGAAAGAAGTCAAGCTCAAGCAGTAGCTTTGAGTGTTTGCATCTGTCATCAGGATCAAGTACCATCACTCAACAATGGCTAGATGGATTGGTTTTTGGTGTGTTGATAGGTTGTGCCAAAAACTGttaatgattacattttgggcccctggcAGCTTTGGtgggtactgcagtagaacatcTGGTGTTGATACCTTTCTTCTGTCTGTTTAGGTTGTGTACTTCACAGCCACCTTCCCCTACATGATGCTGATTGTGCTGTTTCTGCGTGGGGTTACCCTGGAGGGTGCTGGGAAGGGTCTGGTCTACTACCTGACCCCGGACTTCAGCCGACTGGCCGACTCACAGGTGGGCTGGGGTTTATCTTTGTGTGTGTTATTgagtttgtgtctgtgtgtgaatacgtatgcgtgtgtgtgtgtttgatgtATTGTGTAGGAGGTAAAAGTCTTCCCATGTGTTGTCAATCCATCTCTAACACTCAAAGTTACAGACAGGACTGAAACTTCACATTAACATCATGTATACATGGAAAAACTGAATTGTTGTCCAGACGGAttaacaacagacgttaaaccggatagTTAGTGAGTGAGTTGTCCAAAATTCATAAGGCACACATTTACGATCAGTGTTTGTGGTGAAGTGCATTATACACAATTCAGCCTGTGGGctgttttacaaataaactaTTCTGTCTTTGAAAGCAGTGGGATTGAACATTGACATGTCAAATTTATCTTTCAGGTGTGGTACGACGCTGCCTCCCAGATCTTCTACTCCCTGGGGATCGCTTTTGGTGGGACCCAAGTCATGGCCAGCTAcaacaagttcaacaacaacacccaCAGGTGAGAGCTCCAGGGATTTCGTACTTGGTAACTGATAAACTGTCACCAACcagtcttttaaaaaaagcgCTTTTTAATAAGAAAGCTAGACACAATGCGTGGCTGGGGAATTCCAGTTTTTCGCTTTCAAGACACATTCTTACTATCATCGCACTCGGACATGTGGATACTGTGATTCTGTGGTAACTTCATTTTAGCAACAATTATTTGATTTCTCGGAGGCCAGCAAGAAAAACTGTTCTCATCGCTGAAATTAAATCCTGTGAGCTACTCTCTTTCACCCAAACAGCTAAAACTACTGAATGCCAGCAAATGGGTTTACAGTACTCCAGTAAGACCTGAATTTTAAACAGTAACTGAAGTAAGCTGTTATATCTTGTGCACCACTGACTTTTGACTCAGATGTGTTGATATAACATTCACTAAGACATTGCATGAACTGTTGTGTTTTAGGGACTCTGTGTTCATCGCCCTGAGTAACTGCTGCACCAGTGTGTTTGCCGGCGTGGTGGTGTTCTCGATCCTGGGCCACATGGCTCACAAGCTGGACATGGACGTCAAGGATGTGGTTGCAAACGGTACACAGATTTCTTTATCTTCCTGTAATGCACCAAGTCATGGAATATAAGACCTGAGAGGTTTAGATTTCTGTGTCTGATGTATATATCGTGGAAATTGATTTTGGCAATGGTTAATAGATCATAACTTCACTCAAAACGCTAAAAAGTCTTCACTCCAGGTTTTCAAGCAGCTATGTCTGTGTTTACAGTCTGTCAAGGCCACACGCATTGATGTCTTAACACACTCCCTTGGTCTGAACTCTGTAGCCTGGTAACTGCAATTTGGAGTTGGACTTGCTAATGCAGCCACTGGTTCGTTCAACATCAGTACACTATTGTAAACACCACCCTTTCCCCTTCAGGCCCTGGCCTTGTGTTTGTTGCGTACCCGGAGGCCCTGACTCTGCTGCCCGTCGCACCACTGTggtcttgtgtttgtgtgtagttTGTAATGTTAACCTGTAGATATAGAACAGTAAGGGCTAAAGAATGCCATTTTTTCCTGTGACAGGCCCTGACCTTGTGTTTGTTGCGTACCCGGAGGCCCTGACCCTGCTGACCGTCGCACCCCTGTGGTCTTGTGtttgtgacatacatgtacatgtacagtacttccTATTGTTGATCAGCAAGGTTACACTGCTAACTGCTCCCCTTTCCCCCTTTAGGCCCCGGCCTGGTGTTTGTTGCGTACCCGGAGGCCCTGACCCTGCTGCCCGTCGCACCCCTGTGGTCCGTGCTGTTCTTCTTCATGATCTTCACTGTGGGACTTGACACACAGGTAAGCTGATGGGCTTATGAAGGGAGAGGGATGGGccctgccttccaataccggcCACTAGACACAGTTGATAATAACGTACTGAGTAATTTTGCTGAAAACATGTCTGTCTCCCCCTGTAGTTTGTGATACTGGAGTCTTGTATTTCTGGAATCTGCgataaaacgggggtcctgtgtttgaggaggtgccttgagcacataccagcctcattactcacacCTTGAATTAGGGGTGCGGCTTATTACCTCAAACACTGCTCTGTGTGGATGTATAATGTTACCTTTTTGTCTATATTAAAAACCTGTATCTGTTTTCACCTACAGTTTGTGATGCTGGAGACCTGTATTACCGGGATCTGTGACGAGTTTCCCCACATCATGGGGAAGTACAAGACTTTGGGAAGTGTAGACATGGATTGTTGTCCATTAACAAAGCTTATGTCTGTTTCCCCCTGTAGTTTGTGATGCTGGAGACGTGTATTACCGGGATCTGTGACGAGTTCCCCCACATCATGGGGAAGTACAAGACCTGGGTGCTGCTGGTGGTGTCTGTCGTCATGTATTTCCTGGGACTCACCTGCGTCACCAACGTAAGTTAGGGGAAAGGGAAAATGAGATTGACCAGACATACAACTGTGCCTGTTTTCCCCAAAACTGATAAACTGCAGGCCTGGGGCCTTTCCCTGACAGGAGTGGCTGCAAAGGTGTATGAACGCCTCCAACCAAACAGAGTATCTACTTGGTTTATTGAATTTATTCCTTTGCGCCCAAACAAGAACTTTCCTGTCTATTGTTTGATAAAATAATCGACAAAATATAGAAGTTTATATATAGCAAAAGGAAGCAATCATCATTTAGGTCAATTCAAGACTGCGTACGAATAACATAaagggtaggcagcagtcggctagacTTCAAACTACGCTTCTAAGCGGCTATGTCAAGCGGGTTCACCCTAGTTAGACCACAGATTTTGTTGTCTCTTTAACACATCCTTGGTGTACCACAACCTCTGTTGCCTGACAACTTGTTGATGGTGTTGATGCAGTCACTGGATCTTTCAACTTGCATTTTCAGGCTGGCATGTACTGGCTGAACCTGATGGACTGGTACTCTGCTGGGTTCTCTCTGATGGTGCTGGCTTTCTTCATGTGTGTGGCCATCTCCTGGGTGTACGGtaagtactgtgtgtgtgtgtctgtgagtgtgtctgtgtgtgtgcacgtgtgtgtgtgggggggggggggtttccCTGGTGGTGCTGGCTTTCTTCATGTGTGTGGCCATCTCTTGGGTGTACGGGAAGTTCTGTTATGTACTGCATGATATATGCTGCATAGATTGTCAAACACTCTTCCTTTACACTAAGggctatgtgtgtgtgtgcggctTTGAACAATGCTACTATAGTATTTGATGGTAAAAGGTATGACCATGTTTTTTGCTTTTTTCTCCAGGGTTCCAGCGTTTCTGTAAGAATGTTCAGGAGATGATCGGCTACCAACCCAACTACTACTTCAAGATCTGCTGGGCTGTCATCTCCCCCATGGTTCTGCTGGTATGTACTGAAGTAAAGTAGTGGTGGTGATAGTACATTTAGTAGTATTTGTTTGGGTAGGGGTAGAAGTGTTAGTAATACAGCGATCAGACTGACAGTACTGTAGTCTCCATCATTGTTTAGTTCCTTTGCATAGAGTCGTAGTCTGTATAGACCGACTGACAGAAGTAGtggtagttgtagttgtagacaGAAGTACTAGGCATCCTTCTGTCTTACACTCTTACACATTGACAGTGGGCTCGAGGTTGCCAAAATGTGTAAAACTGTAGGCTTATGATGACATTGTCAATATGTCATGCTAATATTGAAATGGTCCAGCATAGTTTTGTAAAATCCAATAAATTTCAAGCCTCTCATGCAATAAATACTATGTTTGTTTTTCCCTTAAGATCATAATGCTTGAGATTTACATTACTGTGAGCTATGAGTTGGCCATAGGTTTTGGAGGATCAATGTTGAGTGGCCCAGTATATATCCTTGCGGTACACCTTTTTGACTGTGTTCGCCTTTCCCCCTACAGTTCATCGTGGTGTTCTCCATGGTTGTGCATGTGCCTGCGTACTACGGACCGTACCAATACTCTAACTGTGCCATCTGTATCCCTGGTTCTTGTTTAATCAGTTCTTCTCTCCCTACAGTTCATTGTGGTGGTTGTGCACGTGCCTGCGTACCCTACCAGTACCCTAACTGGGCCATCTGTATCCCTGGTTCATGTTTAACCATTGCTCTTCTCTCCCCCTTACAGTTTATCGTGGTGTTCTCCATGGTTGTTCACGTGCCTGCGTACTACGGCCCCTACCAGTACCCGTACTGGGCCATCTGTATCTATAGTTCATGTTTTAATCACTGCTTTTCTCCCCCCCTTACAGTTCATCGTGGTGTTCAGCATGGTTGTGCATGTGCCTGCGTACTACGGACCGTACCAGTACCCCAACTGGGCCATCTGTATCGGCTGGTTCTTGTTTAACCATTGCTATTCTCTCCCCCTACAGTTCATCGTGGTGTTCAGCATGGTTGTGCATGTGCCTGCGTACTACGGACCGTACCAGTACCCTAACTGGGCCATCTGTATCGGCTGGTTCATGTTTAACCATTGCTCTTCTCTCCCCCTACAGTTTATCGTGGTGTTCAGCATGGTTGTGCATGTGCCTGCGTACTACGGACCCTACCAGTACCCCAACTGGGCCATCTGTATCGGCTGGTTCATGGCCATGCTGTCCATCGTCATGGTGCCCCTGTTTGTGGTGCTGGCCATCCTCAAAGCCAAGGGCAGCTTCATGGAAGTAAGTCTTCTCGCATTCAAGACTTGGTTGTATCTTCTAGTGCCTACGTTATACATGTGAGTCATTGGATGACTGGCGCCAGCTCTAAAATTGCTGAAAGTTCATAGCTGGTTCCATAGAACCTTGATTAGTTGATAGTGTATTCTGTGAGCAGATTTTGTAGGGACCGTAACAAACTTTTGCCTACATTGTGCCTGTGTGTCGTTGGATGACTCAGGCCCAGCTCTAAAGCAGCTGAATGATCAAAGCTGGTTCTACAGATTGAACCATAGTGTATTCTGTAAGCGGATTTTGTACGGACTGTAGCTAACTCTTGCCTACGTTGTACCTTTTCCAGCGACTACGTTACGCCTGTGAGTGTTCAGACGGCTGGGACCTGGAGCCCAGCTCAAAAACTGCTGAAAGTTCACAGTTAGTTCGTGTATTCTGTAAGAAGCTTTTGTAGGCACTTTAACTAACTGTTGCCTATGTTATACCTTTTCCAGCGGCTACGTTACGCCTGTGAGTCGTCTGACGACTGGGGCCCGGCTCTGGTGAACGCCAGCAGTGCCACATCCTCCCAGTCAGACGAAGCGGAGAAGAAGATCCCCCTGGAAGACACGGAAGGAAAGGGCAGCTCCACCTACATATCCACCATCTAACCCCTGGCTAACATGTGTGAATGGGAAAGATGTACCTTACTCCTGATAGCACTATTTCAGTATCTTGAGGATAATATATTGCTTAGTGATAAGGTTGTTCAGATTTGCCTACCGTAGAGACTGCTTGAAAGGCTTCGAAAGCAGACAAATGTACTTCTAGAATGACCCTTGAAAAGAAAACcattttggcccaactttgaaAGCTTTTCAGTAGCTACATTTTCGCCGCAAAAAGTTATAAAATGAAccatatacattaaaaaaaacctttgAAAGGAAAACAGGATATGTTTAAACCAGTTTGGATGATCTAGAATTAACACACATGTAAGAAAGTCTACAAAACATTCTTTTACTAGTTGTGAACAACAAGTTGAGTGAAATCTGATAAGGGAAAGAGAAAACACTGGAGATAAGTCGAGATAAAACTCGAACGTTGTAAAATTTACAAGAACTGTACTTATTTATATCTCAAGCAAACCGGGTTTGTCGAGGAAGAAGTAAtgttgccccctccccccaaggaAGACATGAAATGTCTTAGGAAAGAAAGCTTGAATGTGATGTGAAGAATGCAGAAGCAGCTCTGCGAACGTTGTGGTTCATTTTGAACCGGCAAGTTCCCGACCCCCCATATTGGGGCGACCCTTAGGCAGGGTGTCGTCCGGAGACTGTCCTATTTCTGTACTAAAACTGTTCTGTTTATTTGAGCCTCAGTCTATATTATACTCTGCATGAAACCTCTGCAGGCTGCTTTTATTATTGGGTGGGCAGATTACCCTCCCTTTGCAGcaaggggctgaattgtgaggagcttacaataggcagggctaaatcgcaagggtctggagcgagctgacTTTTGACTTTTCATCGAAGTCATGAGGGAAGATggaagatacaaaatgagacaaaTCTACAGAAAGGTTCATTGCTCTGCTGAGAAACTTGCATGTAGACCAAGTTGGTACTGTTTAGGTTATGTAATCGGTCCGGGGTGGGTGAACTTTGAccacaagaaaacaaatatagATTCCCTACAAAAATATAGGGATACGATAATGACTATTAGAACCATGGGATCCGATGCTTTGTAGTCTATCTTTGCAAGAGGCCACAAAAGTGTTCAGTCTTGCATCTCAAATCTTTACTTCATTGTAAAATTAGTAAAACCTTTTTTCATATGGATAAGGTTTGACTCGACtggtacaaaaaagaaaacagcattCATTGGGCAATTTTAGTCCCAAACACAAACTCAGTTGTGAGAAACGAGTAAGAAATTTGAATGTCTGAAAACTCCTGTAAAATGACTATATATGTCCTGGACGACACTCTACCCAAGTCTTTGTCTACATATACAGAAATAGCCTTTATTTTGTGGAATGTGTACCTCACTAGATCCAACTCTTTAAGATAAGCACTTATAGCACATAAGTTAAGAATCAAAACCAGGGTCCAAATCTTAAGTAAGGCTTAAGTGAGtgtgtgatgtgatgtgacAGGAAGACACGTAAATCTTAGACGCTTTTATAAGAAACTTTCATGTTCTTGAGAGCATATTGTATACATAACATGCCTGTTTTGCCAAGAATATGTGCAGGGAAGTTGATTGGATTATGCTAACATCATATCCGTGTGCGAAACTTATATTTTTTGGTATTCGATCAGAAGGAATCATGGAAACGGCACTGGAAATTGCAGAGTTGAATATTGCAAAGTTGTATACAGTATTGCGTTCCTTTGCCATGCACATTCAATGCAGTGATCTACTGTGCAAATAGCCAAAAATAGGCAGCTTGTTCCcagtatttatttttttgcttaGCAGTTTGCTTCCTAGTGATGTGATGCACAAAAAGCTTGACGCTTGTGAGTCTTGAGATCGATGGTTAAAAGTGGAACTAGAGTACTGCTACTCTGGCTAGCTTGTTTTCTGATCCCAATAACTGTTATGCTGCCTGTTGCAGTGCcataactacattgtatatatatgtagaaGTTTATGCATAGAACTGTGTGAGTTCCACAAATTTTAGGTCTGCAAAATTTGTACGTACGTCTTGTGTACATTAGTGGCTGCAATTAGCATGAAAGTACATCTGTGTTCAGCTCGGCAAAACGCAATATGAGACGAATTCTGAACTGTGAAATTCCAATACCAAAAGATTTGGATGCATCCAAATGTTCAACTTTGTGCGATCCTTTGTCCTCAAGGAGTGACTCTACTACTGTcttatgatccactgttcaAGCAACTTCATCTTTTTCTTTAGCCAAGAAACTACATGATCCAATTCATTCATATGTTCAGGATTTGTTTCGGAAATGGCCAATGCTCTGTAACACATTTTTACAACCACTTTCTGCTTCAACCGACATAGTCATCGCTGCACTCTATGTCTttatcagggctctagccagcctctgtttttccgtcaattgacggaaatttgctgcatgtgacagaaaatttttttaacaaatccgtcaacctttacggacaaaaattcttggtggaaactacaggcggcttggggacgctgtccacggtcgtaaaagccacacactgtttgtcttgctattgttatgattgttgacaatgtgtgtctgccccctttcgcatacgataatctcattaaaaacccattGTCACGGTCTCAGTTccatctttctaacttaattttcttAATTTAACTTAACTAaaattgagctggctagagccctggtcttTACAGACCTTTTGTCCTCACTGTAGTACCCAGAGCTTGCTTTGTCCACCCTTTGTTTTGAGAGTAACGTTCAGTCTTTTTTCTCTCCCCGATGTGTTTCTCTGTGTTCCTCACCTTTCCCTTCCCAACAACAGAATCCACAGGCAGTTCAACCGGCCTCCTGAGAGAGGGCTACCGGATAGACGTAGAGGCTTAcatctgacctttgacatctgACCCttctgatctccaagcagatgtaagaaacCAGCTCGTTCTTGCTGTTTTACGGTTATAATAAAgggattgtttatttgtgttttgatCAAAGAAGTTGCTGACCCGACCACACACGGACCCACCAGGGTCAGCTTAATTAGCTACAGGCAGGCGGGACAATCCGGGGCTCATTCCCGGACCGCCCTTCAAAGCGTGCGGACGCGAAACCTCTTCTCTCTCCAAGCGCGATGGCCGAGTTCGATTTTGCAGAATGGTCCCAGGCAGCGAAGCTGACCCCAGCTACGGTCAAGGCCTTGGCCAAGGCCGAACTTGCGGAGAAGGAAGCCCTTCTGTGTGTTACTACCGACATGCTGCAAATACTGGATCTCTCTGTTGGCCAGTACGCCCTGCTATGCAGGGCAACCACTAAACTGCAAGCGGCGGCCGGGGCAGCGAAGCCCGCCAAGACCAAGGCGACAGTCACCCTGGATGACCTGAAAGCGGACAAGGAGCTGTCCGACCTCCTGTCCCAGGTGGAAGGACTCGACGGTCTCCTGACGGACGGCGCAGCGGCAGCTCAGCAGACCGGTGACGACCAGGCGTCTTTTTACCTGCACAACAGCGCCCCAAAGCAAGGTGAGAAACCCCTACTT contains the following coding sequences:
- the LOC118419890 gene encoding LOW QUALITY PROTEIN: sodium- and chloride-dependent glycine transporter 1-like (The sequence of the model RefSeq protein was modified relative to this genomic sequence to represent the inferred CDS: deleted 2 bases in 1 codon), whose amino-acid sequence is MESNGDIRDMKMREASIPLSVQDTDGEEEEEEFRDEMAKNRGQWGAKLDFMLSMLGYCVGLGNVWRFPYLCYRNGGGAFLIPYLLFLTFAGIPLFMMEMSFGQYGSLGPLTIWRACPIFKGIGYGMVVVSGLVCIYYNVIIAWTLHFLFSSFTSALPWASCDNAWNTENCTLAANHSALDENVTRISPTQEYWNNRVLGISAGIEETGTIQWELALCLLGAWVVVFFCLFKGIKSSGKVVYFTATFPYMMLIVLFLRGVTLEGAGKGLVYYLTPDFSRLADSQVWYDAASQIFYSLGIAFGGTQVMASYNKFNNNTHRDSVFIALSNCCTSVFAGVVVFSILGHMAHKLDMDVKDVVANGPGLVFVAYPEALTLLPVAPLWSVLFFFMIFTVGLDTQFVMLETCITGICDEFPHIMGKYKTLGSVDMDCCPLTKLMSVSPCSVMLETCITGICDEFPHIMGKYKTWVLLVVSVVMYFLGLTCVTNAGMYWLNLMDWYSAGFSLMVLAFFMCVAISWVYGFQRFCKNVQEMIGYQPNYYFKICWAVISPMVLLFIVVFSMVVHVPAYYGPYQYPNWAICIGWFMAMLSIVMVPLFVVLAILKAKGSFMERLRYACESSDDWGPALVNASSATSSQSDEAEKKIPLEDTEGKGSSTYISTI